The Pirellulimonas nuda genome includes a region encoding these proteins:
- a CDS encoding ATP-binding protein, translating to MNETLSTTLRRLRLSGLAETLELRLQEASGNGLTHVEFLELILQDEMLIRGQRQIARRVKAASFRELKVLTDFDWSFNTSIKRNVVYDLSTGRFLNDHRDVLLCGPPGTMT from the coding sequence ATGAACGAAACGCTCTCCACGACGTTGAGAAGACTGCGTCTGTCGGGCCTCGCCGAGACGCTAGAACTCCGGCTTCAAGAAGCCAGCGGCAACGGCCTGACGCATGTCGAGTTCTTGGAGCTGATCTTGCAAGACGAGATGCTTATCCGCGGCCAACGACAGATCGCCCGCCGCGTGAAGGCCGCCTCTTTCAGGGAGCTGAAGGTCTTGACGGATTTCGATTGGAGTTTTAATACGTCGATCAAGAGGAACGTCGTTTACGACCTATCGACCGGTCGGTTCCTGAACGATCATCGCGACGTGTTGTTGTGCGGACCTCCCGGAACGATGACATAA
- a CDS encoding recombinase family protein: MNDKIRPTHLERAAYIYVRQSTMHQVREHQESLRLQYELREQAQRWKFRDVVVIDEDLGRSGAGTADRPGFGKLLAAVCDGRVGAVMAVEASRLARNNRDWHHLVDLCALTDTLVIDHDGVYDPRLLNDRLLLGLKGSMAEFELGLIRQRGHEALRGMIARGEALWEVAVGYVRTRDNRIEMVADRQVQEAIRGVFAKFRELGSARQVL, translated from the coding sequence ATGAACGATAAGATCCGGCCGACTCACCTTGAACGGGCCGCCTACATCTACGTGCGACAGTCCACGATGCACCAAGTACGGGAGCATCAAGAGAGCTTACGTCTCCAGTACGAGCTTCGGGAGCAGGCGCAGCGATGGAAGTTTCGCGATGTCGTCGTGATCGACGAAGATCTGGGACGCTCGGGCGCCGGGACGGCCGACCGTCCAGGTTTCGGCAAGCTCTTGGCCGCGGTCTGCGACGGTCGTGTCGGAGCCGTTATGGCCGTCGAAGCGTCGCGGCTGGCGCGCAACAACCGCGACTGGCATCACCTGGTCGATCTATGTGCGTTGACCGATACGTTGGTCATTGACCATGATGGCGTCTACGACCCGAGGCTGCTCAATGACCGGCTGCTTTTGGGATTGAAAGGCTCGATGGCCGAATTCGAACTGGGATTGATCCGGCAACGGGGGCACGAAGCCCTACGCGGCATGATTGCGCGCGGAGAGGCGTTGTGGGAAGTCGCCGTCGGCTACGTCCGGACGCGCGACAACCGGATTGAGATGGTCGCTGACCGGCAAGTTCAAGAAGCCATCCGCGGCGTGTTTGCCAAGTTCCGCGAACTTGGTTCGGCGCGGCAGGTGTTGTAA
- a CDS encoding sulfatase/phosphatase domain-containing protein, giving the protein MLDNTLIIFTSDNGGWQSSHNWDRNIETRTGQTVDLRGAKEGYYEGGLRTPMIAYWPGRIAPGSETELPVAFYDYMPTFAALAGIESALPPSVDGVSFAPTLTGQGVQTQRTGLYFEGYAYNPNSAPTQIARIGDWKMIRDGDGSVQLFDLATDPSETTNRAANPAAAGVRDQLLGYITANHTPIQTHLSVLPPNVGTGNANRDGFMPFGLRPAGQAREWTLAESGDARSLVGIVRDETNQTIAVHLDDLHMVYTVELTLKASAALTSELSVELVGESGFTYFHGAFDPESLVIGSPTTVEVALTQVGLSPSTGELASDLGGALALEVSHGGAQNTLIAHSVVLRGVAPTLTAPPLVGELNDDGRNDEVHFAIFKQVCDGLNGANAFAEIATIFPAPSLSVTVISTLLDLAEVHR; this is encoded by the coding sequence GTGCTGGACAACACGCTGATCATCTTCACGAGCGACAACGGCGGCTGGCAGAGCAGCCACAACTGGGACCGCAACATCGAGACCCGCACCGGTCAGACCGTCGATTTGCGAGGCGCCAAGGAGGGATACTACGAGGGGGGCCTGCGGACGCCGATGATCGCCTACTGGCCCGGAAGGATCGCCCCCGGCTCGGAGACCGAACTGCCCGTGGCGTTCTACGACTACATGCCGACGTTCGCCGCATTGGCGGGGATCGAATCGGCGTTGCCGCCCAGCGTCGACGGCGTCTCGTTCGCGCCGACGCTCACCGGCCAAGGGGTCCAGACGCAGCGCACCGGACTCTATTTCGAGGGCTACGCTTACAACCCCAACTCCGCGCCGACCCAGATCGCCCGGATCGGCGACTGGAAGATGATCCGCGACGGCGACGGGAGCGTGCAGCTTTTCGATTTAGCGACCGACCCGAGCGAGACCACCAACCGCGCCGCCAACCCTGCCGCTGCGGGGGTGCGCGATCAGCTCTTGGGCTACATCACGGCCAACCACACGCCGATCCAAACCCACTTGTCGGTGCTCCCCCCAAATGTGGGAACCGGCAACGCCAATCGCGACGGGTTTATGCCCTTCGGCCTGCGACCCGCGGGACAGGCGCGGGAGTGGACGCTCGCCGAGTCGGGAGACGCCCGCAGCCTCGTGGGGATCGTGCGTGATGAAACGAACCAGACGATCGCAGTGCATCTAGACGACCTCCACATGGTCTACACCGTCGAGTTGACCCTCAAGGCCTCGGCCGCGTTGACGTCGGAGCTCTCCGTAGAGCTGGTCGGGGAAAGCGGGTTCACCTATTTTCACGGCGCCTTCGATCCCGAGTCGCTTGTGATCGGCTCGCCGACGACGGTTGAGGTAGCGCTCACCCAGGTCGGGCTTTCTCCCTCGACCGGCGAGCTGGCGAGCGACCTTGGCGGCGCCCTGGCTCTGGAGGTTTCACACGGCGGGGCTCAGAACACGCTCATCGCTCATTCCGTCGTTCTGCGAGGCGTCGCGCCGACGCTGACTGCGCCGCCACTCGTGGGCGAGCTGAACGACGATGGCCGCAACGACGAAGTCCATTTTGCGATCTTCAAGCAGGTGTGCGACGGACTCAACGGCGCAAACGCCTTTGCAGAGATTGCGACGATCTTTCCGGCACCGTCACTGTCCGTCACGGTCATTAGTACTTTGCTGGATCTCGCGGAGGTGCACCGTTGA
- a CDS encoding recombinase family protein encodes MNFLQNPVYAGAFVHGRTRTKTVMREGRARKTHGHRVPMDQWETLIRDHHPGYISWEEYVRNQEQLELNVGQGGRSGAAKSGPALLAGLLRCRRCGRNLHVGYSGIDGRVPRYFCRGAHLNHGTDRCISFGGLRADRAVSDAVLAAIEPAGVHAALDAWEQLCQQEGEKQKALQLSLEKAIYDVDLARRQYDAVDPANRLVAAELEARWNDALRRRSEMQTRLEAAAHAEPPLSEGLRGRLLELGADLASAWNHPAAPVEMKKRILRTVLAEIVVDVTQEPPRIVMTLHWAGGVHTKLSVAKNPTGRHRKCTDKQVVELVGELAKVSSDAKIASILNRLGYRTGVGNTWVESRVYSLRKYHKIPCVAHDQREWLTLADAARELAISAHSVRKLLTSGTLPGRQIVAYAPWIIERQHLNLPAVQEAAGAIREGRRIPRRDPRQLELPLK; translated from the coding sequence CTGAACTTCTTGCAGAACCCGGTTTACGCCGGCGCCTTCGTCCATGGACGCACGAGAACCAAGACGGTCATGCGAGAGGGTCGGGCGCGCAAGACCCATGGCCATCGCGTGCCGATGGATCAATGGGAGACGCTGATACGGGACCACCATCCGGGCTACATCAGCTGGGAAGAGTACGTGCGAAATCAGGAACAACTGGAACTCAACGTTGGACAGGGCGGCCGATCAGGCGCGGCCAAGAGCGGCCCGGCGTTGCTGGCAGGCCTGCTGCGATGTAGACGGTGCGGCCGCAACCTGCACGTCGGCTACAGCGGGATCGACGGACGCGTGCCTCGGTATTTTTGCCGCGGAGCCCATCTGAATCACGGCACGGATCGCTGCATCTCATTTGGCGGGCTGCGTGCAGATCGAGCCGTGTCGGACGCCGTGTTAGCCGCGATCGAACCGGCCGGCGTCCATGCCGCCTTGGATGCGTGGGAACAACTGTGCCAGCAGGAGGGCGAGAAGCAGAAGGCTCTCCAGCTGTCGCTGGAAAAAGCGATCTATGACGTCGACCTCGCTCGCCGGCAGTACGACGCTGTCGATCCGGCCAATCGCTTGGTCGCGGCTGAACTCGAAGCACGCTGGAACGACGCCTTGCGACGCCGGAGCGAGATGCAGACTCGGCTGGAAGCAGCGGCCCACGCCGAGCCGCCGTTGAGCGAGGGGCTCCGCGGACGACTGCTAGAGCTGGGCGCCGATCTCGCGTCCGCCTGGAATCATCCAGCGGCGCCAGTCGAGATGAAGAAGCGCATTCTGCGCACGGTCCTCGCCGAGATTGTCGTCGACGTCACCCAAGAGCCGCCCAGAATCGTGATGACGCTCCACTGGGCCGGCGGCGTCCACACGAAGCTATCGGTGGCGAAGAATCCAACGGGCAGGCATCGAAAATGCACCGACAAGCAAGTCGTCGAACTGGTGGGCGAGCTTGCCAAGGTGAGCTCGGACGCCAAGATCGCCAGCATTCTCAATCGGCTCGGGTATCGAACCGGCGTGGGGAACACTTGGGTCGAGTCGCGGGTCTATTCCCTGCGAAAATACCATAAGATTCCCTGCGTCGCTCACGACCAACGCGAATGGTTGACCTTGGCCGACGCCGCTCGCGAGCTTGCGATCAGTGCCCACTCAGTGCGCAAACTGCTCACGTCAGGGACCCTACCGGGCCGCCAGATTGTGGCCTATGCGCCCTGGATCATTGAGCGTCAGCACTTGAATCTGCCAGCGGTTCAAGAGGCCGCAGGGGCGATTCGAGAGGGGCGGCGTATCCCGCGGCGCGACCCTCGGCAGCTAGAATTACCCTTAAAATAG
- the kbl gene encoding glycine C-acetyltransferase, protein MTTMIERVAGQLAELRSGGLFKQERDIASPQRPHITLRDGREVVNLCANNYLGLADHPEIIAAAHEALDRWGYGLASVRFICGTQSCHKTLEEAVSRFLGTEDTILYSSCFDANGGLFETLLGPEDAVISDELNHASIIDGVRLCKAKRFRYRTRDADDLRAKLQEADAAGARTKLITTDGVFSMDGSVARLDEVCDVADQFGALVHFDDCHATGFWGPTGRGTHEHCGVMGRVDLTTGTFGKALGGASGGYTSGRAEVIELLRQRSRPYLFSNTLAPPIVGGSLKALEIAERSGELRDRLMANTRLFRAEIERRGFDVLPGDHPITPVMIGDAKQAVALADELLRRGVYVIGFCYPVVPQGKARIRVQVSAAHTEDDLTFAAEQFAAARDALV, encoded by the coding sequence ATGACCACAATGATCGAGCGTGTCGCCGGCCAGTTGGCTGAGCTGCGGAGCGGCGGGCTTTTCAAACAGGAGCGGGATATCGCTTCGCCGCAGCGGCCGCACATCACGCTGCGCGACGGCCGCGAGGTGGTCAACCTTTGCGCAAACAACTACCTCGGCCTGGCGGACCACCCCGAGATCATCGCGGCGGCGCACGAAGCGCTCGACCGCTGGGGCTACGGCTTGGCGTCCGTTCGATTCATCTGCGGAACGCAGTCGTGCCACAAGACGCTTGAGGAGGCGGTCAGTCGCTTTCTGGGCACCGAAGACACGATCCTCTACTCCTCTTGCTTCGACGCCAACGGCGGTCTGTTTGAGACGCTGCTCGGGCCGGAAGACGCGGTCATCAGCGACGAACTCAACCACGCCTCGATCATCGACGGGGTCCGGCTCTGCAAAGCAAAGCGTTTCCGCTACCGCACACGCGACGCCGACGACCTGCGGGCAAAGCTCCAAGAAGCCGACGCGGCCGGCGCCCGCACCAAACTGATCACCACCGACGGCGTCTTCTCGATGGACGGGAGCGTCGCGCGGCTGGACGAGGTGTGCGACGTGGCCGACCAGTTCGGCGCCCTGGTTCACTTCGACGATTGCCACGCCACCGGCTTCTGGGGCCCAACCGGCCGCGGCACCCACGAGCATTGCGGCGTGATGGGCCGCGTCGACCTGACGACGGGCACGTTCGGCAAGGCGCTCGGGGGCGCCAGCGGCGGCTACACCAGCGGCCGCGCTGAGGTCATCGAGCTGCTGCGGCAGCGGTCGCGTCCCTACCTATTCAGCAACACCCTGGCGCCGCCGATCGTCGGCGGATCGCTCAAAGCGTTAGAGATCGCCGAAAGATCAGGGGAACTGCGCGACAGACTCATGGCGAACACCCGCCTGTTCCGTGCCGAGATCGAGCGGCGGGGCTTCGACGTGCTGCCAGGGGACCACCCGATCACGCCGGTAATGATCGGCGACGCGAAGCAGGCGGTCGCGTTGGCGGACGAATTGCTGCGGCGGGGCGTGTATGTGATCGGCTTCTGCTACCCGGTTGTCCCCCAAGGCAAGGCGCGGATCCGCGTGCAAGTATCGGCGGCCCATACCGAGGACGACCTGACGTTCGCCGCGGAGCAGTTCGCGGCCGCCCGTGACGCGCTGGTTTGA
- the istA gene encoding IS21 family transposase, whose amino-acid sequence MANRLKVAKVLSIRTLQLQGWSQRRIARELGISRGAVARQLLAGSGPTLQSDGPEGSNSAKAPPGSEAAEAPPNRAKAPPGSRSLCDPFRGLVLAKLEQGLAAQRIFQDLVAEHGFTGKYHSVRRFVAKLSQNTPLPFRRMEVAPGQEAQIDFGAGAPIVAADGSRRRTHVLRVVLSHSRKAYSEVVYRQTTDDLIHCLEHAFWHFGGVPKTLVPDNLKAAVLKADWYDPDLNPKLRSFCEHYGAALLPTKPRMPRHKGKVERGVAYVQENALKGLTFSSLREQNDHLLHWETTVADTRIHGTTQQQVLKHFREVERPTLGALPRERFPCFQEGQRIVSRDGHIAVAKSYYSVPPEYLGRTLWVRWDSHLVRVLNDQMEVLCTHATQSPGRFSTLPEHIASEKISPVERGAEWLLKKASFIGENTKDWSHGLVATRGVEAVRVLQGLLNLSRKHPSEVIEQACETAHSFQSYRLPTIRKLIEHSASKQGTFEFLDQHPIIRNLSDYGDVVRVDFRTEAYRS is encoded by the coding sequence ATGGCGAACCGATTGAAGGTGGCTAAAGTGTTGTCCATTAGGACGTTACAGTTGCAAGGCTGGTCGCAGCGGCGGATCGCTCGGGAGCTGGGGATTAGCCGTGGCGCCGTTGCACGTCAGTTGCTGGCGGGCTCCGGGCCGACGCTCCAGAGCGACGGGCCGGAGGGTTCAAACAGTGCCAAAGCGCCTCCCGGGTCGGAGGCTGCCGAAGCCCCCCCAAACAGGGCCAAAGCGCCCCCCGGGTCGCGGAGTCTGTGCGACCCGTTCCGCGGCTTGGTGCTTGCCAAGCTTGAGCAAGGCTTAGCGGCCCAGCGGATCTTCCAAGACCTGGTCGCCGAGCACGGATTTACCGGCAAGTACCACAGCGTACGCCGGTTCGTAGCCAAGCTCAGCCAGAACACGCCGCTGCCGTTTCGGCGGATGGAAGTCGCCCCTGGCCAAGAAGCCCAGATCGACTTTGGCGCCGGGGCGCCGATCGTCGCGGCGGACGGCAGTCGCCGTCGGACGCATGTCTTGCGAGTCGTGCTGAGCCATTCGCGCAAGGCGTATAGCGAGGTCGTCTATCGGCAGACTACCGACGATCTGATTCATTGTTTGGAGCATGCGTTTTGGCATTTTGGCGGCGTGCCCAAGACGCTGGTCCCTGACAATCTCAAAGCGGCCGTGCTGAAGGCCGATTGGTACGACCCCGATCTCAATCCGAAGCTACGCAGCTTCTGCGAGCACTACGGCGCCGCGCTCTTACCGACCAAGCCACGCATGCCGCGTCACAAGGGCAAGGTCGAACGAGGGGTGGCCTATGTCCAGGAGAACGCGCTGAAGGGACTTACGTTCAGCAGCCTGCGTGAGCAGAACGACCACCTGCTGCACTGGGAAACCACGGTTGCCGACACGCGGATTCACGGCACGACGCAGCAGCAAGTGCTGAAGCACTTTCGTGAGGTGGAACGCCCCACGCTGGGGGCGTTGCCGCGCGAGCGCTTCCCTTGCTTCCAGGAAGGTCAACGCATTGTCAGTCGCGACGGGCACATCGCGGTCGCCAAGTCGTACTACAGCGTGCCGCCAGAGTACTTGGGACGCACGCTCTGGGTGCGGTGGGATTCCCACTTGGTCCGCGTTCTCAATGACCAGATGGAGGTCCTCTGCACGCACGCCACGCAGTCGCCAGGCAGGTTCAGCACCCTGCCCGAGCACATCGCCTCGGAGAAGATCAGCCCCGTCGAACGGGGCGCCGAGTGGCTGCTGAAAAAGGCCAGTTTTATCGGCGAAAACACCAAGGATTGGTCGCACGGCTTGGTAGCCACACGCGGTGTCGAAGCGGTCCGGGTGCTGCAGGGGCTCTTGAATCTGTCGCGGAAGCACCCCTCCGAAGTGATCGAACAAGCGTGCGAAACGGCCCATTCGTTTCAATCTTATCGCTTACCAACGATCCGCAAGCTGATCGAGCATTCGGCGTCCAAGCAGGGAACGTTCGAGTTCCTTGATCAGCACCCCATCATCCGTAACTTGTCGGACTACGGCGACGTCGTCCGTGTTGACTTTAGAACGGAGGCTTACCGCTCATGA
- a CDS encoding sulfatase-like hydrolase/transferase, translating into MMVRSACVLAVTLLAAGAASAQPAKPNIVHIMVDDAALGDFTSFWADSPVHTPNLDALAQEGMRFTQAYCGAANCAPSRSALMTGSHLGHAYMRVNSGSVAIRDADVTIAEVLRAAGYATGGYGKWGLGAPGSPGAPELQGFDEFVGYYDQVHAHSHFPDRLYDTGQTLLIPQNTGFHEPETGLVSDARVHAHSIIFDRMKAFVQSNSESETPCYAWGAWTPPHRKSTLNQSAAGPGGVYEPYADNPGWDDFDKIQAGFVT; encoded by the coding sequence ATGATGGTCCGATCCGCCTGCGTTCTCGCAGTGACGCTGTTGGCCGCCGGTGCGGCCTCTGCCCAGCCGGCCAAGCCAAACATCGTCCACATCATGGTGGATGACGCGGCGCTGGGGGACTTCACTAGTTTCTGGGCCGACTCACCGGTGCACACGCCGAATCTCGACGCGCTCGCCCAGGAAGGGATGCGGTTCACTCAGGCCTACTGCGGGGCGGCGAACTGCGCCCCGAGCCGCAGCGCGTTGATGACCGGCAGCCACCTCGGGCACGCCTACATGCGCGTCAACTCCGGTAGCGTGGCGATCCGCGACGCCGACGTGACGATCGCCGAAGTGCTCCGCGCGGCCGGCTACGCGACCGGCGGCTACGGCAAGTGGGGGCTGGGGGCGCCCGGCTCTCCCGGGGCGCCGGAGCTGCAGGGCTTCGACGAGTTCGTCGGCTACTACGACCAGGTGCACGCCCACTCGCACTTCCCCGACCGTTTGTACGACACGGGACAGACCTTGCTGATCCCGCAGAATACGGGGTTCCACGAGCCCGAGACGGGGCTTGTTTCCGACGCGCGTGTCCACGCGCACAGCATTATTTTCGACCGCATGAAGGCCTTCGTGCAGAGCAACAGTGAATCGGAAACCCCGTGCTACGCCTGGGGCGCCTGGACGCCGCCGCACCGCAAGAGCACGCTCAACCAGTCGGCGGCGGGGCCGGGGGGCGTCTACGAGCCCTACGCCGACAACCCCGGTTGGGACGACTTCGACAAGATCCAAGCGGGCTTCGTCACCTAG
- a CDS encoding ATP-binding protein: MTASPGTGKSHLIQAIGYQLIKLGYVVLYRSIFDVVRDFLHDEAMEGHQRVMNRYLKPDLLIIDDFGMKQLPKRSGEFLFEIVMRRHETRSTMMTTNRPLEDWGKLLGDVPTATAILDRFLHHAEILTITGRSYRLSRRAEESNRAKAPPGSEETQTAPKQTKAPTGSGDEENKEATN; the protein is encoded by the coding sequence GTGACGGCTTCGCCCGGAACCGGCAAGAGCCATCTCATCCAAGCCATCGGCTATCAGCTCATCAAGCTCGGTTACGTGGTTCTATACCGCAGCATCTTCGACGTGGTCCGCGACTTCTTGCACGACGAAGCGATGGAGGGCCACCAGAGGGTCATGAATCGCTACCTCAAGCCGGACCTGTTGATCATCGACGACTTCGGCATGAAGCAGCTCCCCAAGCGGAGTGGCGAGTTCTTGTTCGAGATCGTGATGCGGCGCCACGAAACGCGCAGCACCATGATGACGACGAATCGACCACTCGAGGATTGGGGCAAGCTGCTGGGGGATGTCCCGACCGCCACAGCGATCCTCGATCGCTTCCTACACCACGCCGAAATCCTCACCATCACCGGCAGGAGCTACCGACTGAGCCGCCGCGCCGAGGAGTCAAACAGGGCCAAAGCGCCCCCCGGCTCAGAAGAAACCCAAACAGCGCCAAAACAGACCAAAGCGCCCACCGGGTCGGGCGACGAAGAGAACAAAGAAGCTACGAACTAA